The sequence below is a genomic window from Bos indicus isolate NIAB-ARS_2022 breed Sahiwal x Tharparkar chromosome 24, NIAB-ARS_B.indTharparkar_mat_pri_1.0, whole genome shotgun sequence.
CAGATGGCTGGCCGGCCGCCAGGAGTTCCCAGGCAGTACTGAATGACTTTGAACCAATCTGATCTGGCAGGCCGGTAAGGGTCCCACCTCCACACCTACTTTAGCATGAGCAGCTCTCCTTGTGcctcttttatttgttttctcttctgccaAAGATTTGTTTGAATACAGATTTTCGGCCCCTTAACAAGAATCAGTCAATTATTTATCTAAGTTAACCTTGATCTTCTGATTAGCTCTGGTTTTCTTCAACAAGGTCAAAAAATGACTCCTTAGAAGCCCATTGTTAAATTATAATCACATTTActcattcaataattatttattggtCATCTATGCAACAGGTAACATGCTAGATACCAGTGATCcaacaaagaacaagaaagatGAGACTTCTGCAGTCATATTCTAGGGCAAGAGAGATGGATGGGGTGGAAATAGCATAGGAGTAAGTAAAATCATTTCATATCATGATAAGTAGTATGAGAAAAATAAGTAGGGTTCAGTGAGAGAAAATCTCAGAGAGGAACACAAATTAAACAAGGCTTACAAGGAACACCTCCCTACAGAGATGACTTCTGAGAGTCACCAGGCGTGCTGGCTGCTAAGAGCTTGAGTAAGATAGTGACAAGTGGTCATAGAATTGCAAAACTGGAAGCCCTGATGAACTAACTGGATGGTTAGATGCCAGGGGTCAGAGACGTGATGGAGGTGGTGCAGACTCTGGCAATAGCAAGGTCCATGTAAAGTGGAGACGCTTCTGTGAAAGGCGAGATGGTCAAGGAGCAGAGAGTTTATTGGGTGTCGGAGTCACTACACATGATGACAAAGTGGGGATGAAGAAGCAGAGTCTGAGCCTGGAGCTGAAGTCTTCAGTGCACGAAGTGGAAAGGTCAGTGGAAAAAGCAGGTGACCAGATagggagaggaaaagggggtggagCAGGACCCAGGTGCTTCCCAGAAGCAGGAGGGCAGGCTGGGGGAGTGTCCTGGAAGCTACAAGAAAGGACAAGCAAACAGCTCCCCATCTTCTGGCCTGAGAGACAAGTGGCATAAATAAGTGAAGTTTCATCTACTTGAAAAAGTGCAAGAGTCATCAGAAAAAGTCATGGAAAGCAAACATTCCAGAAGTCCCTGAAGAATAAAGGGAAATCTGATGACCACAAGCAGAAGGTCCAGAGGGCGATCAGAGGgctgatttcatttttgtttttgttaatggGGCAGGGAGAGAATTAATTGGGCCATCTGTAGACACACAAATTACAGCCTGGATAATAATGGACAACTGGGGAGCCTTGAAATTCACTAGGTCACTGGGATGAAATACTATTACAACAATGATGAATAGTAAAACAATAATAAGAGCGATTATTGCTTATCGTTGGAGTTGAAGCAGTAGTAGCAGAAATGTAGCGGCAGTTTGATCTCAGGGCTATGCTCAGTACTTCCCGTGCCACTGTGAATGACCCTGTGATCTTTCAGACTGTTACCAAAAGTGGGGACTGACTGCTCGATACTCAAATGCCATTAAAGAGGCCAGGctgatggaaaggaaagtttgctttattttggatgctgggAACAGGGACTGGGGGGTGGGCAGGTGTCTGTCCAAAGGTCGACCGCCCCCCTCCAAGACAATCAGGTGGCAAGAACTTTTATAGATGGGGGGAATATATGCAGAAACAGCATAGTCAGCtttgacagtcatcttgaaactgGTCATCAATGGTCTGACTAGCGTCATCTTGactgttttaggtacagttaatcttcagttccagggtcaggttgtttccaattccttgaggccagttctcagaattgtggcagcttacatcatggctgcagtctggtcatcatgtggTTGACTTCTTCACTTCAGTGAAACCCTACTGAAactgggggtttcagtatctataagacagctcacaggttatggctcagaatattatctgtagcccttgaaagtgaaagtcgctcagtcgtgtccaactctttgcaaccccaaggactgtacagtccatggaatcctccaggccagaatactggagtgggtagcctttcccttctccagggcatcttcccaacccaaggatcaaacccaggtctcccgcattgcaggcggattctttactagctgagccacaagggaaacccaagaatactggagtgggtaccctatcccttctccagcagatcttcctgacccaggaatcgaaccagggtctcctgcattgcagaaggattctttaccaattgtgctatcagggaagcccaaacaataCTTTTAGTTCCCatatcaggggtcgaacccaggctgCCTGGGTAGCCCTTGAGGAGGATCTAAAAGTCCTTGGCTTTGCTTACTGACTAAACTATTATTGCTTGGTCacctttgactgttttcttttccttcttcatgtTCTTACTTCCCTGATTAAACTTACTTGTTGGCAAAaattttttccacagacaaaaggccaGCAGAGGACATGGGAGGCAAGGACCATGGGGTCGTGCTCCATTTCAAAACCTCAAGTCAACTTTTATGTTATAGTGAAAACTTTGTGGACTACAAGTTGTTGATCAGGGTAAAGAGGGACTCAAAGCTTTCAGGTCACCCTGGCAGtctctgagaagatggcagacaaaTGCTTTTAGAGTTGAAACTCCACATAGTTGGCTCAGTGGTGTGGTGGGTCTTGGCAACTGTTTTATGGAGTTCCATAAGTTGGTGTATGGTGGTCAGGGCTTACTCAGTCAACCTTCTTCCACCAGAAAGAAGCATATCTCCTTGAAGCTCAGCCAATGGAAGGACTGTGATGCCTGGAGGTGGCTCCCATATACAGTGCTTCATTCCTCTGCTCTTTTGCTCCATTTGCTGGAAAATTCCTAATAATCCTTGAAGACCTAATCtgccaagtcatacatttccttCCTCCATGTAACAAATAATTACTAGAGACTATAGACTGTTCTTGACCCTGAGAACAAAATGCTAAATCCATCTATATCAGTAGCTGTCTCCCTCtaggtatatatacacaagtCTGCTAGGAAACTTTCCCcgccactccctcctccccctaGGCTGGTAGTCCCATGCTTCAGTCCCCCAACacatcatttttttcattcatctttctAATACCCTGCTGACAACCCCACGTgtatagcttcagttcagtctccTCAGCCATCCTTTTCTAGTCCAAGTGAGATCATGTTACTTCTTTGCTCAGAACTCTCCAAAGCCTCTGTAGTTTACCCAGGGTAAAAGTCAAGGTTCTTAAAATTTGTGTCACTATCAGAGGAAGCCACCTTGTAAACCCTGTCTCCCAAGACTTCTTTTATCAAGTCACTTCTGAGAGTTGTAGGAAGGATATATTCAGATGAAGAACAGACGGTAAGTGGGCTGAACCATCCCACCAAAAGAACTAAATTCTCATCCTACTTTTGATACAGTTTTGTATCGCAGGACATCGAGTAGACATTTCTGGATTCCCTAGTCTTTCTTCACTTAGGAAAGAGGGAAGGTCTCATACATGAATGGAACTGTATGATACTATGAAATTATTGTGAtaaatgaattttagaaaaataaaacagtttccaaagggaaaaaattatGTATCAGTTTTTGCAAGTGCCTGGAAAACTGAAGTGGCCGTTAGACTTTTTTAATTGGCCTTGCTATATTCTGCACATTATAGAatgtcccccccccccaaaaataacaaaaatctcAATCCAAATGCAGCTACATTTTGTATCTACATTCAGATGCACTAAGTCAATGCTTGAAGGTCACACACTTCAATAGCTCAAGAATCATTGACCTACAAAATGATGGAGTTATATTTTATTGCATTACAGGCAAAGTTAAGATAGAAAATTCAGGGCTTTTTCCTTTCTATCTTGTGTATACTTTTTCTGCATTTTGTAAGATTGTAtgagggtttctctggtggctcagcagtaaagaatccgtctgcaatgcaggagacacaaagagatgcaggtttgatcccttagtcagcaagatcccctggaggagtaaatggcaacccactccagtattctagcctgaagaatcccatggacagaggagcctggcgggctacagtccttaggttcacaaagagttggacacaacagaagtgacttaagACTCATACATGCACAAGATTATATAATTGACAGCCACGGATACAAAGATGgtacaaaaataataacaaacttACTGTGACCATAGATTCAAATCAATAACCAGTagtttgaggacttccctggtgatccagtggttaagcattcACCGTGcagtgcagaggatgcaggttcaatccccagtcagggaactaatatctcacatgccatggggaGACTAAGTCCATGCCGcatctactgagcctgcatgATGGAACAAGGTCCTCCATGCTGCAACTGAAACCtgtcacagccaaataaatacattctaaACAACTAATAGTTTTATCCCAATAATGTACAGATAATTGTGCATGAGAAAATCTATTAAAGTAATACACCAcatgaatattaaatgaataacATAATAATAACCCAAATAAATACACTGTACAATATGAAGCTTTGGTTCAAAGCGATGCCCGGATACCATTTTTCCTTGTTACATTTTCTATTAAGAAGCTTATGAACCATATATTCTTCATGCTTTGCTAAACTGTTCTGGCAGCTTACATGAAATGTGACCCCCTGgatagcattttaaaacaataatgttAAGCTCCTTATCAATATACCCATATTTGTGAATGTTCTTTCAACATTTCTCATTCTCTATTTTAACAGAACCCCAAGTCCCACATGCTCAAGGATCCCAAGGATAAACTGGCAAATCTACTCAACTCCAAGAGCCCTACTAGGGTCTTCACGGAGACCAACCACTCCCAAGGAGAGGCTCCAGCTTTGAGCAGGAACCCAGGGTCACCAACAATTCAGTTGATTGAAAAACAGCAAGGGACAAAGATCCTCTTCAGGAAGTTCAGCGAAACGAACTGGTCGGTAGACATTCAGCCTTTAAATAAAAGCTTAGTCACAGACAGCAAATGGAAGAGAATTGATGCAACTCAAGAAAAACGTAGGTCTTTCCTTCAGGAATTTTGCAAGAAATATGGTGGGGTGAGTCGTCCTCAATCCCACGTTTTCCACATGGTCTCCAGGATCTACGTAGAGGATAAACACAAGATCTTGTATTGTGAAGTACCCAAGGCTGGCTGCTCCAACTGGAAGAGAATTCTGATGGTGCTCAACGGCTTGGCCCCCTCTGCGTACAACATCTCCCATGATGCTGTTCACTACGGGAAGCACTTGAAAAAGCTAGACAGCTTTGACTTAAAGGGGATTTATAGTCGTTTAAACACCTACACCAAAGCTGTGTTTGTTCGTGATCCCATGGAAAGATTAGTGTCAGCATTTAGGGACAAATTTGAACACCCCAATAGTTATTACCATCCAGTATTTGGAAAGGCAATTATAAAGAAATATCGGCCGAATGCCTGTGAAGAAGCATTAAATAATGGATCTGGAGTCAAGTTCAGAGAGTTCATCCATTATTTGCTGGACTCGCATCGTCCAGTAGGAATGGACATTCACTGGGAAAAGGTCAGCAAACTCTGCTATCCCTGTTTGATCCACTACGATTTTGTAGGGAAATTTGAAACTTTGGAAGAAGACGCCAATTACTTTTTACAGCTGATCGGAGCTCCAAAGGAACTGAAATTTCCCAACTTTAAAGACAGGCACTCTTCTGATAAAAGAACCAACGCTCAGGTGGTGGGACAGTATTTAAAGGATCTGACTAGAACTGAGAGACAGTTAATCTATGACTTTTATTACTTGGACTATTTGATGTTTAATTATACAACTCCATTTTTGTagtctgctttctttttctaaaactctGTATTGACTTTATGCCGATGGCCTCAAATCAGCTAGCTGTAACTTTCCTATAATTCTctgtatgaaaaaaatttaactaaGTGCAGTTGTCTTGATTGAATGAAGATTTTTACCAAATAGTATGAAACCAATTGGCACAAAGTTATAGGAAAATTACCTAACAGAGACATGTAAACAACTTCAGTTACTCTAGAATGTTTGGAAAAGAGCTGCTTTTGCATTATGGATTATATTATAGAAGCAATAACCCAGCCAGCTGCTACATAAGCTACAACTGCCTCTTTCAAGGGTAGGAAAAACGATCGAGAATAGCATGAGTGTATGTCTCCATCCTGGAATCTGTTGTCTAAAGCGCATGGAGATATTTTTAGCAGTCTGTGGCATATGAATCAAACACTGGATAGTTTTCTTACACCCCTGGAAATGTTTCCATCAACTGTAATGATAAATCAATTCTGAAATGGCATTTTGGACCAGAATGTTTTACTTAAATTGGAAGGCATTATGTGATTTACAATATGAGAATATAGCAGAAAAACCAGATGAGGCAATGGCTTTTTATATTCGACAGCCaataaaaaatgcacaacatgcTAAGATCAAAGCAACAAAAGCAACCTTCCTCTTCCAGAAAAACTTAAGGGAactgattctgttttcttttgagcCCTTTTGCAGAGACAAAATGAATGGCATCACTAAAGGTCTTCCCTTTTGAAGCCCGAGATGGAGAAGTTTAACCTTCATCAGATACAAATGTGCTCCTTATTCTGGTTTAATTGGGCAGAAGAGAAATTGTTTCAGGATGGAATAATCATCAAAAACAAAAGTTGCCACTCTGAATATAGATCTCAAAtgataataaagttttataagaatagcatcaaaaacaaaaGTTGCCACTCTGAATATAGACCTCAAACAATAACAAAGTTTTATAAGAATATTACTTGAATCAAAGCATCATGTGCATAGCTTTAGATGGGAATGTACTCTAAGAATAGCTTTTGTCTAATTATTCAGCTtgggaatgattttttaaaaactaatatacCCACTTCAAAGATAGATTACGTTCTACAGAATAAACAGGAGAGCCCCTAGAAACGTTTTTTTAATAGGCTTAtgcataaacaaaatatttttcttttcaagtttatTCTCTAACAGAATAAAATACTATTGTATTCAAATAGTCAGAGTCTTAGGAAAATAAGACTGTGTGTCACCCCTGTGAAAAGCTGTAAtgcattttggaaatttttttccaagAGACCCTGAACTGGTAGATGCACTTGGATGGGAAATCTAATTGGCCGACAATTACACAGAGTTAAGCAAACCACACATTCAAACCCTGTTTAAACACTTTTCTTGAATACATTCCTCTCCTCCAactatctttctttcttgtcaGTAAATATTGAGCAATGTCTCTCAAAGAAAAGGAGgtattaatatttgaatattaataGACCAACATAGCTACACTCATGCTTATTTCATTTTGACTTTCCATTTCATGGCTGAGTTTTCATGAATTGATTCCCTCTTAACACTCACGTGCCCCATTCCATCTGTCTCCTGAGGAGAGGGGAACTGCAATGGGCCGCCAGATCGTAAGTACTAAACCTTCTAAAACCCAACTTTTACTACTTTTCCAGTCCATTTACTCTTGCCTCTAAACCATGCACTTAAGCTGTGCTCTCTGTCTTTGAGGAGTTTTACTCGAGTCATCTAAATGGTATCATTTAGATTTTGCTATACCGTGTAGAGAGGATTCCCAGTCACTTAGAGACACTGAGCTTAGCTTTTTATGGAGGAAAAGAGCgaaagaatagaaaatatgcCAAGAAGCCTAACATTTTATGCCTAAACTACACAAAACTTGTTTTACATGGGTTTGATATAAAGGGGAGAGGCAGTTTTCTCAAAGTTACTCTTGAAACCatataaagaacaaaaaaccTTTCTGTTCATAACTTGGAAAGAAGGTGGAAATGAGGATCCTGTCTCTTATTAGCATCTCTAATGCGCTTGAAACTATGGAATATActctgtgtatatacacacaatcatataatatacatatgcaatcatatatatatgcacaatcatttatgtgtgtgtgtgtgtgtatatatatatatatatatatatatatatgattgtttGGCATTGGTGGTAGAGCAGAGGggtgaaaggaagaaaatgatacaCAGTGCTCTGTATCAAAGCTCTtctgagaattccctggtagtccagtgggtaggactccacgcttccactgcaggggacgtgggttc
It includes:
- the CHST9 gene encoding carbohydrate sulfotransferase 9 isoform X6 produces the protein MEAGKVEKRREQRATSGWEPVNYLRSTPRIMTREKIQEHITNQNPKSHMLKDPKDKLANLLNSKSPTRVFTETNHSQGEAPALSRNPGSPTIQLIEKQQGTKILFRKFSETNWSVDIQPLNKSLVTDSKWKRIDATQEKRRSFLQEFCKKYGGVSRPQSHVFHMVSRIYVEDKHKILYCEVPKAGCSNWKRILMVLNGLAPSAYNISHDAVHYGKHLKKLDSFDLKGIYSRLNTYTKAVFVRDPMERLVSAFRDKFEHPNSYYHPVFGKAIIKKYRPNACEEALNNGSGVKFREFIHYLLDSHRPVGMDIHWEKVSKLCYPCLIHYDFVGKFETLEEDANYFLQLIGAPKELKFPNFKDRHSSDKRTNAQVVGQYLKDLTRTERQLIYDFYYLDYLMFNYTTPFL
- the CHST9 gene encoding carbohydrate sulfotransferase 9 isoform X9, yielding MTREKIQEHITNQNPKSHMLKDPKDKLANLLNSKSPTRVFTETNHSQGEAPALSRNPGSPTIQLIEKQQGTKILFRKFSETNWSVDIQPLNKSLVTDSKWKRIDATQEKRRSFLQEFCKKYGGVSRPQSHVFHMVSRIYVEDKHKILYCEVPKAGCSNWKRILMVLNGLAPSAYNISHDAVHYGKHLKKLDSFDLKGIYSRLNTYTKAVFVRDPMERLVSAFRDKFEHPNSYYHPVFGKAIIKKYRPNACEEALNNGSGVKFREFIHYLLDSHRPVGMDIHWEKVSKLCYPCLIHYDFVGKFETLEEDANYFLQLIGAPKELKFPNFKDRHSSDKRTNAQVVGQYLKDLTRTERQLIYDFYYLDYLMFNYTTPFL
- the CHST9 gene encoding carbohydrate sulfotransferase 9 isoform X8, with the translated sequence MHLHQVTREKIQEHITNQNPKSHMLKDPKDKLANLLNSKSPTRVFTETNHSQGEAPALSRNPGSPTIQLIEKQQGTKILFRKFSETNWSVDIQPLNKSLVTDSKWKRIDATQEKRRSFLQEFCKKYGGVSRPQSHVFHMVSRIYVEDKHKILYCEVPKAGCSNWKRILMVLNGLAPSAYNISHDAVHYGKHLKKLDSFDLKGIYSRLNTYTKAVFVRDPMERLVSAFRDKFEHPNSYYHPVFGKAIIKKYRPNACEEALNNGSGVKFREFIHYLLDSHRPVGMDIHWEKVSKLCYPCLIHYDFVGKFETLEEDANYFLQLIGAPKELKFPNFKDRHSSDKRTNAQVVGQYLKDLTRTERQLIYDFYYLDYLMFNYTTPFL
- the CHST9 gene encoding carbohydrate sulfotransferase 9 isoform X2 — encoded protein: MADPGARERRWSVSPAKADGQPRRPRSIGKVEKRREQRATSGWEPVNYLRSTPRIMTREKIQEHITNQNPKSHMLKDPKDKLANLLNSKSPTRVFTETNHSQGEAPALSRNPGSPTIQLIEKQQGTKILFRKFSETNWSVDIQPLNKSLVTDSKWKRIDATQEKRRSFLQEFCKKYGGVSRPQSHVFHMVSRIYVEDKHKILYCEVPKAGCSNWKRILMVLNGLAPSAYNISHDAVHYGKHLKKLDSFDLKGIYSRLNTYTKAVFVRDPMERLVSAFRDKFEHPNSYYHPVFGKAIIKKYRPNACEEALNNGSGVKFREFIHYLLDSHRPVGMDIHWEKVSKLCYPCLIHYDFVGKFETLEEDANYFLQLIGAPKELKFPNFKDRHSSDKRTNAQVVGQYLKDLTRTERQLIYDFYYLDYLMFNYTTPFL
- the CHST9 gene encoding carbohydrate sulfotransferase 9 isoform X4; translated protein: MQPSELVMNPKQVFLSVLLFGVAGLLLFMYLQVCIEEQHPGKVEKRREQRATSVTREKIQEHITNQNPKSHMLKDPKDKLANLLNSKSPTRVFTETNHSQGEAPALSRNPGSPTIQLIEKQQGTKILFRKFSETNWSVDIQPLNKSLVTDSKWKRIDATQEKRRSFLQEFCKKYGGVSRPQSHVFHMVSRIYVEDKHKILYCEVPKAGCSNWKRILMVLNGLAPSAYNISHDAVHYGKHLKKLDSFDLKGIYSRLNTYTKAVFVRDPMERLVSAFRDKFEHPNSYYHPVFGKAIIKKYRPNACEEALNNGSGVKFREFIHYLLDSHRPVGMDIHWEKVSKLCYPCLIHYDFVGKFETLEEDANYFLQLIGAPKELKFPNFKDRHSSDKRTNAQVVGQYLKDLTRTERQLIYDFYYLDYLMFNYTTPFL
- the CHST9 gene encoding carbohydrate sulfotransferase 9 isoform X1 — encoded protein: MQPSELVMNPKQVFLSVLLFGVAGLLLFMYLQVCIEEQHPGKVEKRREQRATSGWEPVNYLRSTPRIMTREKIQEHITNQNPKSHMLKDPKDKLANLLNSKSPTRVFTETNHSQGEAPALSRNPGSPTIQLIEKQQGTKILFRKFSETNWSVDIQPLNKSLVTDSKWKRIDATQEKRRSFLQEFCKKYGGVSRPQSHVFHMVSRIYVEDKHKILYCEVPKAGCSNWKRILMVLNGLAPSAYNISHDAVHYGKHLKKLDSFDLKGIYSRLNTYTKAVFVRDPMERLVSAFRDKFEHPNSYYHPVFGKAIIKKYRPNACEEALNNGSGVKFREFIHYLLDSHRPVGMDIHWEKVSKLCYPCLIHYDFVGKFETLEEDANYFLQLIGAPKELKFPNFKDRHSSDKRTNAQVVGQYLKDLTRTERQLIYDFYYLDYLMFNYTTPFL
- the CHST9 gene encoding carbohydrate sulfotransferase 9 isoform X7 codes for the protein MEAGKVEKRREQRATSVTREKIQEHITNQNPKSHMLKDPKDKLANLLNSKSPTRVFTETNHSQGEAPALSRNPGSPTIQLIEKQQGTKILFRKFSETNWSVDIQPLNKSLVTDSKWKRIDATQEKRRSFLQEFCKKYGGVSRPQSHVFHMVSRIYVEDKHKILYCEVPKAGCSNWKRILMVLNGLAPSAYNISHDAVHYGKHLKKLDSFDLKGIYSRLNTYTKAVFVRDPMERLVSAFRDKFEHPNSYYHPVFGKAIIKKYRPNACEEALNNGSGVKFREFIHYLLDSHRPVGMDIHWEKVSKLCYPCLIHYDFVGKFETLEEDANYFLQLIGAPKELKFPNFKDRHSSDKRTNAQVVGQYLKDLTRTERQLIYDFYYLDYLMFNYTTPFL
- the CHST9 gene encoding carbohydrate sulfotransferase 9 isoform X10; this encodes MLKDPKDKLANLLNSKSPTRVFTETNHSQGEAPALSRNPGSPTIQLIEKQQGTKILFRKFSETNWSVDIQPLNKSLVTDSKWKRIDATQEKRRSFLQEFCKKYGGVSRPQSHVFHMVSRIYVEDKHKILYCEVPKAGCSNWKRILMVLNGLAPSAYNISHDAVHYGKHLKKLDSFDLKGIYSRLNTYTKAVFVRDPMERLVSAFRDKFEHPNSYYHPVFGKAIIKKYRPNACEEALNNGSGVKFREFIHYLLDSHRPVGMDIHWEKVSKLCYPCLIHYDFVGKFETLEEDANYFLQLIGAPKELKFPNFKDRHSSDKRTNAQVVGQYLKDLTRTERQLIYDFYYLDYLMFNYTTPFL
- the CHST9 gene encoding carbohydrate sulfotransferase 9 isoform X3 codes for the protein MQPSELVMNPKQVFLSVLLFGVAGLLLFMYLQVCIEEQHPGWEPVNYLRSTPRIMTREKIQEHITNQNPKSHMLKDPKDKLANLLNSKSPTRVFTETNHSQGEAPALSRNPGSPTIQLIEKQQGTKILFRKFSETNWSVDIQPLNKSLVTDSKWKRIDATQEKRRSFLQEFCKKYGGVSRPQSHVFHMVSRIYVEDKHKILYCEVPKAGCSNWKRILMVLNGLAPSAYNISHDAVHYGKHLKKLDSFDLKGIYSRLNTYTKAVFVRDPMERLVSAFRDKFEHPNSYYHPVFGKAIIKKYRPNACEEALNNGSGVKFREFIHYLLDSHRPVGMDIHWEKVSKLCYPCLIHYDFVGKFETLEEDANYFLQLIGAPKELKFPNFKDRHSSDKRTNAQVVGQYLKDLTRTERQLIYDFYYLDYLMFNYTTPFL
- the CHST9 gene encoding carbohydrate sulfotransferase 9 isoform X5 gives rise to the protein MADPGARERRWSVSPAKADGQPRRPRSIGKVEKRREQRATSVTREKIQEHITNQNPKSHMLKDPKDKLANLLNSKSPTRVFTETNHSQGEAPALSRNPGSPTIQLIEKQQGTKILFRKFSETNWSVDIQPLNKSLVTDSKWKRIDATQEKRRSFLQEFCKKYGGVSRPQSHVFHMVSRIYVEDKHKILYCEVPKAGCSNWKRILMVLNGLAPSAYNISHDAVHYGKHLKKLDSFDLKGIYSRLNTYTKAVFVRDPMERLVSAFRDKFEHPNSYYHPVFGKAIIKKYRPNACEEALNNGSGVKFREFIHYLLDSHRPVGMDIHWEKVSKLCYPCLIHYDFVGKFETLEEDANYFLQLIGAPKELKFPNFKDRHSSDKRTNAQVVGQYLKDLTRTERQLIYDFYYLDYLMFNYTTPFL